In Leishmania mexicana MHOM/GT/2001/U1103 complete genome, chromosome 20, one genomic interval encodes:
- a CDS encoding putative ribosomal protein L24, whose product MRTIECEFSHFAVHPGHGRRYVPFAFLSTKPVLTFSRPKCFALYMRKKNPRFIPWTRTYRRIHRKTTTDRVNRRRAARAVRVQRAIVGADLSYIQEVRAARKEDRSAKAKAVRAEVAERKAAKK is encoded by the coding sequence ATGCGTACGATCGAGTGCGAGTTCTCCCACTTCGCGGTGCACCCCGGCCACGGCCGCCGGTACGTGCCGTTCGCGTTCCTGTCGACGAAGCCGGTGCTGACCTTCTCGCGGCCGAAGTGCTTCGCGCTGTACATGCGCAAGAAGAACCCGCGCTTCATTCCGTGGACGCGCACGTACCGCCGCATCCACcgcaagacgacgacggacCGCGtgaaccgccgccgcgcggcgcgtgcggtgcgtgtgcagcgcgcgATCGTCGGCGCGGACCTGTCCTACATccaggaggtgcgcgcggcgcgcaagGAGGACCGCTCCGCCAAGGCCAAGGCCGTCCGCGCGGAGGTGGCCGAGCGCAAGGCCGCCAAGAAGTAG
- a CDS encoding short chain 3-hydroxyacyl-CoA dehydrogenase,putative, with product MLRCTPSALFKSLAVWGGGTMGSGIAQITAQAAVPVTVVEVSQARLDASRKAIETSLLRIANKKCDGDQEKMKAFVDTVLSHVTFTTDEAAAAGDADLIIEAIVENIGAKKELFGRLDKMAPKSTVFCSNTSSLSITEMASATTRKDRFAGLHFFSPVPMMKLLEVVRTEEVSPAIIEQLTAFGKRVGKIPVVAKDTEGFIVNRLLVPYQMEACRLVERGVATFQDVDTAMKFGCGYPMGPFELCDSVGIDVIKFIVDGWHAQYPNEPLFKPSPLINERVAAGKLGKKTGEGYYKYDSKGRKIES from the coding sequence ATGCTTCGTTGCACCCCCTCTGCGCTCTTCAAGTCGCTTGCCGTgtggggcggcggcacgaTGGGCAGCGGTATCGCGCAGATCACAGCTCAGGCGGCTGTCCCGGTGACTGTGGTGGAGGTCTCGCAGGCGCGGCTGGACGCGTCGCGGAAGGCAATCGAGACGTCCTTGCTGCGCATCGCCAACAAGAAGTGCGACGGGGATCAGGAAAAGATGAAGGCATTCGTGGACACGGTGCTTTCTCACGTCACGTTCACGACGGACgaggctgcggctgctggcgACGCGGATCTGATCATCGAGGCGATTGTGGAGAACATCGGCGCAAAGAAGGAGCTCTTCGGCCGCCTGGACAAAATGGCGCCGAAGTCGACGGTGTTCTGCTCGAACACGTCGTCTCTGAGCATCACGGAGATGGCGTCTGCGACGACACGAAAGGATCGATTCGCCGGCTTGCACTTCTTCTCGCCGGTGCCGATGATGAAACTGCTCGAGGTGGTGCGCACAGAGGAGGTGAGTCCAGCCATCATCGAGCAGCTGACCGCCTTCGGCAAAAGGGTGGGGAAGATTCCTGTTGTTGCGAAGGACACGGAGGGCTTCATCGTGAACCGCCTTCTCGTGCCCTATCAAATGGAGGCGTGCAGACTGGTGGAGCGTGGCGTCGCGACCTTCCAGGATGTGGACACTGCTATGAAGTTCGGCTGCGGCTACCCGATGGGACCGTTTGAACTCTGTGACAGCGTTGGCATCGACGTTATCAAGTTCATTGTCGACGGCTGGCATGCACAGTACCCCAACGAGCCGCTCTTCAAGCCCTCGCCCCTAATCAACGAACGGGTTGCCGCTGGCAAGCTGGGTAAGAAGACTGGCGAGGGCTACTACAAGTACGACAGCAAGGGCCGCAAAATCGAATCCTGA